In one window of Desulfobacterales bacterium DNA:
- a CDS encoding TrpB-like pyridoxal phosphate-dependent enzyme: protein MEVRKVVLTEDEMPRQWYNILADIKMNPPLGPDGKPIGPEMLAPVFPMNLIEQEVSTERWIDIPEEVIKVLQIWRPSPLVRALTLEKALGTPARIYFKNESVSPPGSHKPNTAVPQAYYNKVFGIKRMTTETGAGQWGSALSFACSQFGIECKIFMVRISFDQKPYRKSMMEAWGGKCVASPSTETKAGRDILAKYPDTPGSLGIAISEAVEAAVSDQSGKTRYSLGSVLNHVMLHQTIIGLEAKKQMEKIGEYPDVIIGCAGGGSNFAGLAFPYVYDKINGKEIEIYPVEPAACPTMTKAPFVYDHGDTAGYTPLLPMHSLGHTFMPPPIHAGGLRYHGMAPTVSQLVTEGIITPKAVAQTPAYEAGVLFARTEGIIPAPETTHALATVIEEAKKAKEEGKEKVILFNWSGHGLLDLGAYDKYFACELEDCVLSEEEISKSKKVFEKFPKPQKLVSRIR from the coding sequence ATGGAGGTCAGAAAGGTTGTTTTAACTGAGGATGAAATGCCGCGCCAATGGTACAATATTCTTGCGGACATCAAGATGAACCCCCCCCTGGGACCGGACGGCAAGCCCATCGGTCCGGAAATGCTGGCGCCGGTTTTTCCCATGAACCTGATAGAGCAGGAAGTCAGCACGGAAAGGTGGATCGATATACCGGAAGAAGTCATCAAGGTTCTGCAGATCTGGCGCCCCTCTCCTCTGGTCCGGGCGCTGACGCTCGAAAAAGCGCTGGGCACCCCCGCTCGGATTTATTTTAAGAATGAAAGCGTCAGCCCGCCGGGAAGTCATAAACCGAATACGGCCGTTCCCCAGGCGTATTATAACAAGGTCTTCGGCATCAAACGCATGACCACCGAAACCGGGGCCGGCCAGTGGGGCAGTGCATTGTCATTTGCATGCTCCCAATTCGGGATTGAATGTAAAATCTTTATGGTGCGCATCAGTTTTGATCAGAAACCCTATCGAAAATCCATGATGGAAGCCTGGGGCGGCAAATGCGTGGCCAGCCCCAGCACCGAAACCAAGGCCGGCCGGGATATTCTGGCAAAATATCCCGACACCCCCGGCAGTCTGGGCATCGCCATCAGCGAAGCCGTTGAGGCGGCCGTGAGCGACCAGAGCGGCAAAACGCGCTATTCACTGGGGAGCGTTTTGAACCATGTGATGCTGCACCAGACCATTATCGGTCTGGAGGCCAAAAAGCAGATGGAAAAAATCGGGGAATATCCCGATGTCATTATCGGATGCGCCGGCGGCGGAAGCAATTTCGCCGGTCTTGCGTTTCCCTATGTTTATGACAAAATTAACGGAAAAGAAATTGAAATTTACCCGGTTGAACCGGCGGCCTGCCCCACCATGACAAAAGCGCCGTTTGTGTATGATCACGGGGATACGGCCGGATACACCCCGCTGCTGCCCATGCACAGCCTCGGACATACCTTCATGCCGCCGCCGATCCACGCCGGCGGACTGCGCTATCACGGCATGGCGCCCACCGTAAGCCAGCTGGTAACCGAGGGGATTATTACGCCCAAAGCAGTTGCCCAAACACCGGCTTATGAAGCCGGCGTGTTGTTTGCGAGAACCGAAGGGATCATTCCCGCTCCGGAGACAACCCATGCCCTGGCCACTGTCATTGAAGAGGCTAAAAAAGCCAAGGAAGAGGGCAAGGAAAAGGTCATTCTGTTTAACTGGAGCGGCCATGGCCTGCTGGACCTGGGCGCTTATGATAAATATTTTGCCTGTGAACTTGAAGATTGCGTTCTATCGGAAGAGGAAATATCAAAATCCAAGAAAGTATTTGAAAAGTTTCCCAAACCGCAGAAACTGGTGAGCCGCATCAGATAA
- a CDS encoding MBL fold metallo-hydrolase, whose protein sequence is MIIKALVVGPIMANCFIVACEDTRAAVVIDPGADADKILMALAQLKLTVKYILNTHGHFDHVSANKRMKDATGAEILIHSLDAPMLSRLSASAAAWGMSAEDSPAPDRTLADGDTVAFGNITLDVIHTPGHTPGGISFSTDGHVFVGDTLFAGSIGRTDFPGGNHETLIASIQNKLFLLGDEVRVLTGHGPETSIGQEKRFNPFAGLR, encoded by the coding sequence TTGATTATTAAAGCATTGGTTGTCGGGCCGATCATGGCAAACTGTTTCATCGTCGCTTGTGAAGATACCCGGGCTGCGGTGGTTATCGATCCGGGTGCGGATGCGGACAAAATTCTGATGGCGCTGGCCCAATTGAAACTCACCGTAAAGTATATCCTCAATACCCATGGCCACTTTGATCATGTCAGCGCAAACAAGAGAATGAAGGATGCCACCGGCGCTGAAATTTTAATCCATAGCCTTGATGCGCCCATGCTGAGCCGCCTTTCGGCCAGCGCAGCCGCCTGGGGGATGTCGGCCGAAGACTCTCCGGCGCCGGATCGGACCCTGGCGGACGGCGATACGGTTGCCTTCGGCAACATCACCCTGGACGTGATTCATACCCCCGGGCACACCCCCGGCGGCATATCCTTCAGCACGGACGGTCATGTGTTTGTGGGCGACACCCTGTTTGCCGGTTCCATCGGACGCACCGATTTTCCGGGCGGCAACCATGAAACCCTGATCGCCAGCATCCAGAACAAACTGTTTCTGCTGGGCGACGAAGTGCGGGTTCTTACCGGACATGGGCCGGAAACCAGCATCGGCCAGGAAAAACGTTTCAATCCGTTTGCCGGGCTGCGATAA
- the ribE gene encoding 6,7-dimethyl-8-ribityllumazine synthase has translation MPKIFEGNLIAKGKKFVLVASRFNDFITDRLVGGAMDALLRSGVKDADIDIVKVPGAFEIPLIAKKMAFKKKYHAVICLGAVIRGATPHFDYVSSEVSKGIAMVSMESGVPVIFGIITSDTIEQAIERAGAKAGNKGWSAAMTAVEMVNLIEAVDQK, from the coding sequence ATGCCGAAAATTTTTGAAGGAAATCTTATTGCCAAGGGAAAGAAATTTGTACTGGTGGCCAGCCGGTTTAACGATTTCATCACCGATCGACTGGTGGGCGGCGCCATGGATGCATTGCTGCGCAGCGGGGTTAAAGATGCCGATATCGACATCGTGAAAGTGCCGGGGGCGTTTGAAATTCCGCTGATTGCCAAAAAAATGGCATTTAAAAAGAAATACCATGCGGTCATCTGTCTGGGTGCGGTCATCCGGGGCGCGACCCCCCATTTTGATTATGTCAGTTCGGAAGTATCCAAGGGGATTGCCATGGTCAGCATGGAATCCGGCGTACCGGTGATTTTCGGAATTATCACATCAGATACGATCGAGCAGGCCATTGAGCGGGCAGGCGCCAAAGCGGGCAATAAAGGCTGGAGCGCTGCCATGACCGCCGTTGAAATGGTAAACCTGATTGAAGCTGTCGACCAGAAGTAA
- the nusB gene encoding transcription antitermination factor NusB has product MGNRRRARELAMQALFYMDMRQKSSGEMLELYCHCFAPSKKNLPFFMELVNGVTNNKLQIDGIIERFSNNWKISRMSCVDRNIMRIAVYEMLFCRDIPPKVSINEGIDVGKKFGTEESGAFINGILDSIRVALDNKVIDINGIEQSDRINSL; this is encoded by the coding sequence ATGGGAAATCGTCGTCGGGCAAGAGAACTTGCCATGCAGGCTCTTTTTTATATGGATATGCGCCAAAAGAGTTCAGGGGAGATGCTGGAACTCTATTGCCACTGCTTTGCACCGTCTAAAAAAAACCTACCCTTTTTTATGGAACTGGTCAACGGGGTAACGAATAACAAGCTGCAAATAGACGGGATCATCGAGCGCTTTTCCAACAACTGGAAAATCAGCCGGATGTCTTGTGTGGACAGAAATATCATGCGGATCGCCGTGTATGAGATGCTGTTTTGCCGGGACATCCCGCCAAAGGTTTCCATCAATGAGGGTATTGATGTGGGCAAGAAGTTCGGTACGGAGGAGTCCGGCGCTTTTATTAACGGAATTCTGGACAGCATCCGTGTGGCTCTGGACAATAAGGTTATTGACATCAACGGGATCGAGCAGTCAGACAGAATAAATTCGCTGTAA